tgcCTGGTTGCAAATGATAATGcattattaaaaaacaaaaagacttctaggtttttaaaaaaaaaagaaaaaaaatggagaaatgatttattttcatgGACGTGTCTTTAGAAAGCAAACCTAGCTTTGCTGTCTGTGCCATAACAAAGACGAGTGCAGAGACAGCAGCTGCCTGTGGGACAAGAGCTGGAGGAAAGCAAGCGTTGTCCCCGGAGATCCGGTGTCACATTTGACCCTTTTAAAGTTGGCTGAAGTTTTTAATATGGGCTGCCAGCAGGCTAAGCTGTGTTATAAAATTGACGGGATCCTGgcaaacagatttttttttttttgttgttccaCCAGCATCTTTTGGCGTTGCCCATTCTAGACAGAGTGTAATCATCAGGCAATGTGTAGACATCTTGtgaacaataaaaaaagaaagtgaggaacAAACATAAAAATTGTCTTGGTCAATGTCTGAATTTAATCTTTGACCTTGTCTATCCTCCTTTGTGATCTTGTCACAAAGAGCTTGTTTGACCAGGTCTTTTCCTCCGAGGACCTGTACTCTCACCAGAgtactcttcctcttcctctcaagTGTGTTCAGACCTGTACTCTCACCAGAGTACTCTTCCTCTCCAGCGTGTTCAGACCTGTACTCTCACCAGAgtactcttcctcttcctctcaagTGTGTTCAGTCTGTGTCTAGCAGATATCTAGCAGATAGTGTAAGGCATAAAGCCTTCGGCCATCTAGAGCCACCAGTGAGTGTGGACCACACAGTCTGGTCTGACCCGTGGTGCTTTTTCTATACAAATTGGTTCAAATGAATCAGGTGGGCTTGGGGAAACAATCTAGAAGAACATTCTGTGTTCATAGGTGACCCAGAGACTtttgaaacaggaagtgatgtttCGTACAGTAAACTTGCCATTCTGAGCACGTCATATCTGAGGCCAGAGAAACTGATGATATTCATGGTCTTGGATGTGAGCAGGGTTGCTCTGTCTTGATTCTGCATTTATATATGGGAGACTTATGTTGATGCAACAAGTTCTTTTTCATAAAATAATGGCATATCTTGTTTGTGGACAGAATGGCAAAGCTTTATACCAACTGTTAGTACTGTTGGACCTAGATGCATGTCTTATAAgactaaaaaaaatgaaatattttagTTAGTGATGGGAGCTCTCAGTTTATTTGATCTTAGCTGACAACATACTTTTTACACGCAAAGGGTAGAACTAGAAACTGATTTAGGTAGAGATAAATACCCCCAACTGTCTAACACTGCTATGGTATTTATTGAAATAGAAAacctgagtaaaaaaaaaaaaagtgaatggaCACAAAAATTAGGTTAAGAAAATATTTCTGTTCAAGTCTTGATAAACAAGTCAAAGTAACAAGTCCATGGCTAGTTAATTAAAAACAGCAGCTAGCAATCTAAAGGCCACCATCACAGTGAAATGTTAGTGAGCAGGCCACATTGAGTTAGGCAGCAATACAAGGGCCTCATGATGCAGGCTAAAGTCCATTGGGCCTCCTGAAGAATGTGGCACCCAGAGGACCGACCCGACACCCCCCGAGTTCTATGGGCCGATGGGAGTGGAGACGGAGAGGCTGATCACGAGGGGTTTCTTCCTAGGAGACCGTGGGAGCCCAGTGGCTTTGGCCGTGCTGAGACTGCAACAGCCTCTGCAGCTCTTTGAACTGCTCCACAGTCTGGTCCTTGAGATCTGGGTTGGAGATCTGCAGCCGGATGCTATCTAAAGACCAGGACAGCTCGCCGGAGAACATCTCTGTAAGAATCCTTGCCACCACAGGCACCACctacaaataaaacaaacaaacaaaacaagggaTGGTACATGTTGCAAAGTAGATACAGTGTCTGTGTAACAGCAGGGCTCCATTGCAACAGTTATCTTTGCTTTAATACTACACTGAGCCATGTGGGTGGATGCTGACCTGAAAGTAATATCCTCAAAGAATATAAAATGTGGTCATTACGGGTCCCATAAGCCCATACCAGTTATCGCCCATCAAAGGTTTGCCATCACAGTTACTACTGATGATCTCatgtcatttaaaaacaacCTCCAGTTTGTAGGGTGGCAATACAGGACAACACCATGGATCCCATTCTGAAACCAGTACTAAGGCCATTATGGTCCATAGCAACGAGTAATAAATGTAGTCGGACATTTATCACAGGAACATCATTTGAACAACAACCAGTTCTAAAGCTGATATGGCTGCATCTATATATATGCTCCATCACCTGTTACAGTTTGAAGAGATATAGCCATTTAGCCGTTTACTGAATTACAGCGCCCTTTAGTGGTGGCATACCTTTTTTGTTAATGTAGAATAGCAGGTATCAAATATGTTGGGCTACAATGTCTGTGGTGAATCAGGACAGGTATATAGGGCTGAatgatttgggaaaataatctaattgcgatttttttaccaaaatattgcgattgcgatttaatatgcgatttatttttttatcctctttttttcccaacaaaacgtaatgaattatttaaatatgaccaacacaatattagatagatttagtgtaaaatattctttcccatattttacatttttatttaactgctcattacagaaacaagaacaagaaatcggttagaaaatcgcgttctatcatatcgcgattaaatcgcaaatgcaattaatcgttcagccctacaggTATACTGAAAGGAACCTAACCATGATGCTAGGTTAAACCGCTCAGGCCATTAGTAAGCTGGCCCTGTTGTTACAACTTAAGGTCTTTATGGGTGGGCATGAAAACAGCTCAAAAGATCTATATGATCTTCTAATGTTGATATGTCAATGGTCTTTAGGTCAATAGTCCTATAGCACAACAACAGAAAATAGCATAAACAGGTGTCAGTTCTATGTCCCAAACATACACTTATATTGCACTGTATTGCCATGGCTTGTGTTCCGCCAAAACAGCTCACCAAATAACCTATGATGATGCTATGAGAATACAACCACAGGCTCAGTTTGTAAGTAACATCCATTTTGCATACCTGAACAAGGATGAGTTTTTCTCTTTGGGTTTCTTGTCAGGCCAATCCTCCCCAAAACAGAAATAGATTTCAAAAGGAGGCAGGGAAGGGGCTTGGTTTTTTTGGTACAAGATGagtcctggacacacacacacacacacacacacaggggaaatcAGGTTCAaatccaccaacacacaccaatttGCTATTCGAGTGTAACAGTTCAAGTCAAGCGAAACGTACCATGCAGGAACTCATTAAGGCTGAACACTCTGATCTTGCGCTCCCTCTCCATAGGATTGGGAGGGCCGTGTTCTGGTACTCCGGGACCAGACCAGAAGACTTTACACTGACAGAGTCGCACAGCATAGATGTCTTGCCCCCGGATCTCCAGGATCAATCCACGATCCATCACGTCCAGTAAGTGGTTAGTATAGAACTTCTGCTTTTCATTCACAATCTCTGCTGTGCTGGGGAACAGCACCTGGTTGAGGGTGACCGGgccgaacaggtccacctgctcAGGTGTTGGCCCCAGGTGACCGTAGTAAAGTCGGCAGCCTTGAGGGTTACTAACAGTAAGTGACCCAGTCACCCGACCACGGTATTGGAACTTGATGTCCAGATCAGTCACTGCGAGGAGAAGTAGACAATCATAATGAGGAGTCATGTTTACAGCCATAAGTGATCATGCTGAAGAGTCATGTTTACAGCCATAAGAAGTTGCTTTTAAAATGCAAATAGAGCTGTGTGGGGCTGGGGATTTCTCAGGTCATATACTAGGCTCAGTCAAAACCTTATTCTTATTTTGTTGAACACTTGTCGAATTTCAACACTCGACCCTAAACATAAATATTAGTCAGTTTACTAAGTGTTACAGTGAGAAAGTTGAGCATGCCATGGGAGTATGATGAGAAACAGATATCGACATTACAAATGATTTCAATGGTGTGGAGGATTAGCAAGTAAATATATAGAATGGCTGAGTTGTGATTTTTGGTTGGCTTGGCTGATACGTTAAAATAATTGGTGAGGTCTGTAAAAAAGTTGGATGATGAAATGTTGACTTACAGGGTAGCACATGTGGACTGCTCAGCAGGTCATAAATACAGGGCTGAACTTGGGTCTCTGCTACGGTCTGCACCGCTGGCATGGGGCTCTCCCCTATTGGCACAGAAGGGACGGCAGGGGCAGATATGTCCGCGAGCACGGGGCTGGGTATGACCCCTGTATCCATGGCCACGCCGTTCACCCCGCTGTGTGCCAGCATCCCCGTCTCCACCCCGTCCATCATGGGCACGTGACTGCTGAAGCCTTGGGGAGGCGCTGTGGCTTGTGGGAGGTGTGCAGTCATGTTAGTAACCCCACCAGCACTGGGCTGGACCCCATCCTGCATGAGGCGCAGGGCAGGGATGGTGTGGGTCGGGCCAAAGCGCTCATTCATGGAGGACGGGAAAGGGACGTCACCTCTGTGAGCCGGAAAGACTTGAAAGCTTGAAGGATCATTCATTCTGGAGTCTGTTGTTGGAGGACAAAATACCTTGTTAGGGTTGCTATAGCTTCGAGTGCTCAATCTTTTTTATGATTCAAATATTATAAGTCTATAAAAACAAAAGTTACCAATGGAGAGGTTTACAATGTTTGGTAGCTGAAAGcgaaaaatgaaacaaatgaattaTCATTCATGACCGGAGATTGTCATTACGCTACAAAACGACAGCATGCTAAATAGTCAAAATGTATTTACTTTAActcacctcctcatcctcatcctcgccTGGATCTGTTCCAAACAAACGGTCaagtaaatataaatgatgatttCAATTAAAGAATAGACATACTATGTGAACATTTGAGGAGAAAATATTTCATCTGATAACAACTGAATGATAATGGTAGTGATAATTCaataatttaattttaattaaattaaaagcgATTAGAAAAAGAACACATTTCTCCTTCACTCTTGAACAAAACATACAATATCTGCAAACGGAGCAGCCCACTCACCTCCGTTGCATGGCTGTTCACACACCTCATAGATCTTGTATGGCTGCACAGGTGTTTCTTTGGTGCCATCATACTTGAGTTTAAACTCCCGGCTCTTGTTGAGGGCACAGCGCAGATTGGCTTTCCATTTGGCAGGGTCTGGCTCATCTACTCCCTCCTGGTATTTGCCTGTCTCCAGGGCCCAGGCCTGAACAGGCCATTTCAAAAGTGTTGGTGTTAGAAAAAGACATTATTTAAAAATTCTCTGTTATATTATGTATAATACATAACAATGTACTGGGGAGTGAGGACACGAGGTAGAAGTATGTTGGCTTTGCGCAGTGTTTCAGATCGATTTCACCACTTAAATGTCTTAACTTTTTTATGTATTAAGCAATCTTTACAAAAATAATGccaaccacagcacacacatggactCATTCTTGGTGAAGTGTCAGACCATGTGACCTAATAGAGACCCCTTAGGTAttccccccccccggcccctcAGAGTTCCTCTCGAGTCACATCCCTGAGCACGAAGAGAACTGTGAAATGAAACTGAAGCCATTTCCACGCACAGAAAGAACACTGAACCTGCATACATGCTGAATGTGtactgcggtgtgtgtgtaatgttgtagGCTTTCACTGGTTTCACAATCCTGGTTTCTTTGACATTGGCAGTTCTCACCCTAAATATGGTGTTCTCCTCTTCTGGCGTGGGCATGTGGCGTGTGGCATGGTGCCAGGGGATCTGGAACAGCTTGTGGTCCTTGCTAAGCCACTGCAGCCCCGGGTAGTTCCCACTGTGCACTTGTGCCACCAGCCATGGCTTCAGGCGGATCCGCCTGGGTTGGATACTCATCATAGCAGCAGGAGGGGGGGTATGGGATTTTGAGTGTCTTTATCTTGATGAGTGTAATCCAAGACTACTTGAGCAAGTGGCAGAAAAACTGGAcaggggaaagagaaaacaggaaCTACATTAATGATGGAAACAGCACTGGCACTGCAGGGGAAAGCCCAGCTTTAGATGCTTTGTCATGCCAGACTTTCACAACTCAAAATAGAATCTCAAGAACACTGGTCTACTCGTTTAAAGGAACGTTTGTAACTACCAACAAGTTACTGTTACTTCATCTTTTGAGACACAACAATGCAGTTAAGAAGTATATTACATGAATACTGGTACTATCTATACTCTACTACACTTTACTCTCTTGATTCAGTTGTTTTAGTGGCCCATAGATCTTAGTCTATGCTACATGGTTTGTTTGGTAATCACAGGGTGGCTGAGAGTGAAGCACTAACAATTCAGTTTATTTTGGACAGTCAAATCTTCTACTGCTTTTCCTAAATAAATGTCTGCATGCAGAGACTTTGTACACACTGTATTTTCCCTCCATTATTTCCCTGCAAACTGTCTGCTGTTGTGATGCACACTCTTTGGTGAGGTGAGGTCAATAACAAAGAACTGGAATTATGGAATCTTGCTGAAGGCAACATGGTGTAGCTATGAACAATCCCTTTAGGCACTGTCTTGGATCAATCCTTTTTAAGTGTGCTGGGATTTCCATGTAGGATTATACATGAGCTCACATTACTGGGCACAAACGCTACGATGCATTGAACAATAAACATGGCCAGGTGTATGTGAATATTTTAATTGCTATACAGAGAACTTTCATTACGTCTCAATAGACAAATAAAATCCTTTAACCCTAGGCCTACTGGATGTGAAGAGGGGCATTTTGGTTTAAAAACTGACACTAATAAGAAAGCTTTTGTTGTAAAATAGTTAGTTGCGGTATTTTCTAAAGGGCTGCCAAATAGCCTTCATGCAAGCAAATACGGTAGCTATGTGCCGAGTTGTAATTGTTGCGTTTAACTGCAATGTAACCGACCTTTCTGCCATACCTACACTTAATAGCGCATCATGAGTCGGTGTATCAGGTAAGAGCTGTCTACAGTTCCTTCAAATCAATTGTATGTTAAACTTACAAAGCCTCTGCAGACGAGGGAAGTCCTCGATAGTTTCCCCCTCGAAGTCAAAATGAAAGCTTCACCAACTTCCCCTTTGTAGCAAATGTTGCATATTTTATCAAAATCAGTGTCCTTGGCTATTATCCCTCTTTGTTATTAGGCACTTCAGTGATTATATAAAATTCAGCCGTAGGCTAGCTTGTGAAGCAAAAATGCACCTTTACAGcagactgtaaaatgtttccTCGATCGGTGTACGCCAAACAGAAAGGATAATTTGTTGAAGTCAAGAGTTACAATTGAAGATACTCACCTTTAACAGCCTATCGTTATAGTTATAAGATGTTCTCGCCTTTATCGGTTGGCTAGGCGAATGTCGAAAGGTGGGTACACCTTTCCAGGTAATCCAACGAGACAGTGTGCACAAAATCAATCCGATATGGTGTACTCCAAGTGTCTCTTGGACATCTGAAAATCATCGATGTCGAAAGGTTAAACCTGGTGCTTTTACTGTGGCTAACCGTCTTGTTTGCCTACATGAGTAAGTTTGACTTTCACACACTGTTGCTCTTGGCAAATACCAAGCCTGCAGATTGAAGAACTTGAGCTGGTACCACCCTTCCGGGTGATTCTAACTTTGCAACATGCTGACGGAAGCTGGGCAAGTGTCACACTTGTCAGCACGAATATTCGAGACCCAAAAGTGTTACGCTATATTAATGTGTATTAAGGCACATCTGTCACGTCAACACTTTTATCAAATGCATCACTGTTGAAACGTCATAGGTGAAATTCTTCACAAGCGATTGTTTGCATTCAGAGAGAAACCCTAAAATGTTTGTTAGGCCATTGAAATAACTTCTTACAGCACTCAATAGCACTGTACATTCGATAAATAGACAATAGCCTATTGGGATTTAGGTGTTTCTTTATGCAGCAAAGTAGGCTAGCACATTTTGAGTTGGCCGACACTGATTTCCGAACACACGACTATTATGACGTGTTTTTAGATGGAATTTCTAGTAGCCCAAAATAACCAGGTGTGGAGTTCTCCGAGGCGACGGATGAAGTTATCACTGTCATGATGACAGATGTCGAAGCTTCAAGGTGAAACTTTTTGAAACTTTTACAGTGCAACAGTTTCCCGAGCTTTCATAGACtgtataaatacaaaaaattgTGACAGTGCACTAGGCCTATTTGGAATTCAACCACTGTTTTCTATGATAAcaacttttgtattttcttagGGCTCCTTAAAGCTCATTCACTCACCGTGCCTAGCCTAATCCTAAATGCCGCTCAGTTACAGTTAACCCTGTTTCTTTAtagatgattgtgtttgtgtgtattataaACAAGCTAGTGCTTTATTATTTCAGGGCCTTGCTTTAGCAGTTTTACCACCAAGTTACAGGCAGACAATTTATCAGTTTATAATGTACTCTTCTCTGATGCAACCATTACACTTTACCATCTGTGCAGCTCCATTCCCATTTCTGGGAGGACAGTCATCTTTAGAGAGCCCCAGTATATTGATCCCGCACTGGTCTCCGGAACTCTCTTACCCCCACCCAGGCCCCCGAAGCCTCCAGTTGAGCCTGTGCGCACTAAAGTAGAGAGTGTTGATGAGAGTGAAGATGAGTGGACAGGTCCCTCACACGCCCTGCCACTTCTGTGGGGTCAAGGAAACCTGATGAAGATCACAGACAATGCAACGTCACATCTCCAAGCCCAGAAGAACAAACATGTAAAAGGTGAGAATGCACTCACTCTTGTGGTGAAATAGAATGGTGAGTGTAtgcaaaaagaaataaaactgAACGGTGTGaaagtttttcttttattaaaAAGTATTTGGTCATTTACATGAGATAATATTTGCTCCAAAATGATCTCGTGTTGAgcattgtttactttgtcaTCTTTGTTCAAATTGAACattacagtttatttttttgttgttgaaagaGTTGTCACTGAAAAAAGATAAGCTCCAGAACCTCCTCGAAAAGATGTCCAACAGTACAAGTAACTATGACAACGGATCAGCGTGGCACAATCTAGAGGTACCATAGTGTCCCGTCCAGATGTTCGTATCTGACTCAAAACAAACAGATGTTCACGGTGAATGGTCTCATCCAGGAATACTGCTCACTGTTGTTAAGGTTCTCGGTGAGTCAAGCATGGTCACATCTCCTgaggacaaagagagggagaggacacatGAGAGGATTCTTTGCCGTTTGAAAGATGATGTGTGAGCCCAGTGTATGATACACCTGAATACATATGATTATTACTCAATAGTTATACAACCTTATTATAAGATTCTCATACTGGTAAATACCCAGTGCAATAGGTCATAGACATAACCTAATCTCTATACGCTGTTCTTTTTCACTTTGCTGTCAACTCAGGTCACCAACTAAAGAGGAAAGCGAAGACTGTGTGACACGAATTCAGAAACGGTAACAAAGTGCTGATGTATTTTGatttgttgtttaaaaaaaaaaaaagatcatatTTCAATATTAAGCGAGAGTCATCTCGTTAGCAATGCATGCTTTTATGAATGTCTCCATATACAAAGATCCCATCAGGCAGTTCAGTTGTTCAGCCGCAAATGCTTCCAGACTATCAGCCTCCCACTCATTCTGGCCTGTGCTGTTGTCATGGAGCTTGTGACCTTTATTACTGGCATAGTGAAGGTGAGATATGGCTCTGTATTTGtttcaaacacaccaacactctgGCTATGTATGTGTGATATTGCATATTATTTCATATTGATTTTCAATGAGTATAATGCACCCAAGGTTTTAATCATtctggttaaatgggcataaCTGTGTTTCACTGATCCTTACATAGCATGCATTATTATAGCTATTCAGTGGATATCTTGAGCTTAGCTCCTGAGTGTGATGCAGTAGTGTGTAATACCAGAGGCATGTGTCATTGTATTCCCCTGGCCTGTCACAATAGGTCTTGATCATGGGCCTGGTGGAAGTGGTGGGAGATGATGTCATAGCTCCTCTCTGTAAGCTGCTCAGTGTCATCTGTGAGCCAGTCATCAGATTTCTTCAAGGCATATCTGTGGGCATCAGAGATGCGCTTCGACCGCTTCAGGCCCTTGTGATGGAAATTGTTGAACACATAGCGCTGATTATTCAAGCTTTCAGACTTGTGGAAATCAACAAGTTTGATTTACCACAGTAGGCAATGGATCTTTGGTCTGATAAGTTCACTTTATTAAAAACGAAGTGTATGATCAAAGACCATAATCAATGTTGTGTTGTTCCT
The sequence above is drawn from the Clupea harengus chromosome 16, Ch_v2.0.2, whole genome shotgun sequence genome and encodes:
- the irf5 gene encoding LOW QUALITY PROTEIN: interferon regulatory factor 5 (The sequence of the model RefSeq protein was modified relative to this genomic sequence to represent the inferred CDS: inserted 1 base in 1 codon); protein product: MMSIQPRRIRLKPWLVAQVHSGNYPGLQWLSKDHKLFQIPWHHATRHMPTPEEENTIFRAWALETGKYQEGVDEPDPAKWKANLRCALNKSREFKLKYDGTKETPVQPYKIYEVCEQPCNGDPGEDEDEELPNIVNLSIDSRMNDPSSFQVFPAHRGDVPFPSSMNERFGPTHTIPALRLMQDGVQPSAGGVTNMTAHLPQATAPPQGFSSHVPMMDGVETGMLAHSGVNGVAMDTGVIPSPVLADISAPAVPSVPIGESPMPAVQTVAETQVQPCIYDLLSSPHVLPLTDLDIKFQYRGRVTGSLTVSNPQGCRLYYGHLGPTPEQVDLFGPVTLNQVLFPSTAEIVNEKQKFYTNHLLDVMDRGLILEIRGQDIYAVRLCQCKVFWSGPGVPEHGPPNPMERERKIRVFSLNEFLHGLILYQKNQAPSLPPFEIYFCFGEDWPDKKPKEXKLILVQVVPVVARILTEMFSGELSWSLDSIRLQISNPDLKDQTVEQFKELQRLLQSQHGQSHWAPTVS